In Deinococcus psychrotolerans, the genomic window CTGAAGAGAGCTTAAGCATGACGTTTTGGTGGCGCTCGGGCAAGTGCGAGTGTCCCCCGGCTGGTGTTCCTTTGACACTCCACGGGCTGCCTTTTCCTCAAGGTTTTCATCAGAATGAAATCAGAAAATGATAGAGGCCAGTTCACGTTTGTGAGCGAAATGACGTGGCAAGATAAGGTCTTCAGCGCTTTTAACGGGCCCCGTTTCGCCATCGGAGCGGGGTGTTCGTCCAAAGAGATCCGCCAAAGCCGGTTGGCCGGTGGGGGCGTAAATGGGTAGAAATGGGAGGTCAGTTTGAGTCATCGTTTAATACCTGCAGTGTGTGTCAGTGCCGGTTTGGCCGTCATTTCGGGATGTACGCCGACCATCAACGCGGCCAATGTGACCACTGAAGGTGCCGAGGCGACGACCAGCAGCGCCGACGCGGCGAACACCACTTACGGCCTCATCGGCAAATGGATGATCGACCCCGACGGCCAACCGGCCCGCTGGCTGGGCTACCAACTAAACGATCACAACTTGCGCGAGCCAGTCAACGTGATCTTGGTCGATAAAGTCGCCAAGACGCCGCAGGAAGCCGCCTCGCGCCTCGTGAGCGCGATGCAGGCGGCAGGCTACGGCCCAAAAGGAGGCCATAGTGTCGGCTACAAGGGCCTCATCCTGGGTCAGATGTACGGCCAGCAACCCGGCGGAAAAGATGAAGCCTTCAGCGACGGCGCGTGGTGGCAATCCAACAACCACGGACGGGTCTTCGGCCCCGCGCCGATAGACAGCGGCGGATACCTCTGGACAGCCGCGTTTAGCCGCGAAGACTTTGAATTGATTTCCTCGATGCATCACCCCTACAACTCCTTTAAGGTGGCCCGCGACGATCTCAGCGCCAAGTTGAGCGCGGCAGGCACCTTCAAGCGGCTGGACACGCTGAAGCTGGACAATGCCCTCAACACGCCCACCCTGACCACCGATGACCACGACGGCGGCGCAGCGGTGTTGGTGGCTGAGAAATAAGCAGAGCGCGGCTGCATTTGCTCTGGCCGTGCTTCACTCCACTGCAAACGGAAACAGCAAGGTGCAGACAATCAAGGTGCCTATGTCAAAGGCGGTGAGGAAACTCAGCCACCCGGCCACTTCCCCTGACCAACCGCCATCTAGGAGCAGACTGGTGGATTTGACGGTGGCCAGCACCACCGGAACGAGCAGTGGAAAAGCGAGGGCCGGCAGCAGCGCCTCGCGGGCCCGCAGATTGACCGTAATAGCGGCGTAAAAAGTGCTGCTGGCCGACAAACCGGTCACGCCCAGCACAGCGGTGAGCAGCAGCGCGGGCCAGGGCAGGGCCTGACCGCCGCCCGCCGCGCCGAACAGCAGTAGGCCCAGCGGCACAATCACAGCCGCCAGCACCAGCAGTTGCAGCCAGGTGCCCAGCCATTTTCCCAAATACAGTGCGCCGTGCGGCCCCGGATAAAGGGTCAGTTGCTCCAGCGCTCCGGCTTCTTGCTCCTGCGCGAACGCCCGGCCCGAAGCGATGGCCGACGACAGCGCCAGCGAGGCCCACACCGCTCCGGCGGCGGCGGGGCGCAGGCGGGCGTCATCCGGCCCGAGGGCGAGGCCCAGAACGAGCAGCACCAGCGCGGCGTAAAACAGCGTCGCCAGCAAAGTGTCGCGGGTGCGTCCGGCGAGGCGGGCGTCTTTGCGGGCAATCGTCAGGATGTGCTGCCAGCCTTCGTTCACGGGCTGTCCGTCAGGCTTCCGGCGCTCAGATGCAGGGCGCGGCCCGTGACCTGCGCGGCGAGGTCGGGTTCGTGGGCGGCCAGCAGCAGGGTCTGGCCTCTGCCGGTGACCTCGGCCAAAACTTCCAGCGCCAGATGCCGCCCCGCCGCATCGAGGTTGGCAAACGGTTCGTCGACCAAGGTCAGTGGGCGGGCCAGCAGCGAGAGGCGAGCCAGATTGAGGCGTTTTCTCATGCCTGCCGACAAAAAACGGACTCGGCGCTCGGCGGCTTTCTCTAAACCGACTCGCCTGAGTGCCGCGCCGGTATCGCCGCTGAGCCGGTGCATCTGAAGGGCAAAGTCCAGATTCTCGGCCGCCGTCAAATCGGGGTAGGTGCCGCCTTCGACTGGCATCAGATGCACGTGGTCGCGTACCGAACGCGAGTCGCGTAGGTCGTAGCCGTGAACGCGCCCCTCGCCACGGGTCAGCCGCAAGCTGGAAGCCAGCAGCCGCAGCAAGGTGGTTTTGCCCGCACCGTTTTCGCCCAGCAAGGTGACGCCCTCGCCCGCCGCGATGTCCAGATCCACGCCGCGCAAAATCACCTCGCGGCCCAGCCTCAGCCAAGCCCCGCGCAGCTGCACGGCGTATTCGGCGGCAGGCGTGCTCAGAGGCGCATCCATTCGGGCATCACTGAAAAAGCCCAGCTCGCCAGCAAGGTAAAGCGGCCCGTGACCATCAGCAGGCCCACCGCAATCAGGATTACGCCGCCGATCTTCTCAAAAATTCCGGCGTATCTGTTTAAGCGCCGCAAGTTGAGCCGCTCCCACAGCAGCGCCGAGAGGAGAAACGGCACCGCCAGGCCCAAAGTGTAGACCAGCAGCAGGCCCACACCTTGCCCGAGGCTCTGGGTGCTGGCGGCCAGTCCCAAAATGCTGCCCAGCACTGGCCCGAGGCAAGGGCTCCAACCGAAGGCGAAGGCCGCGCCGAGAGCGACGGGCCCGTATTGATCGGCGGCGCTGAGTTCGCGGGTGTCGCGCATCATAAACGGCAGCCGAATCACGCCCAGCATCACCAGTCCGAAGAAGACAATCAGCACGCCCGATAAGCGCGATAAGGTAAAGCGGTAAGCGTCCAGCAGCGAGCCGAGGCCGCTGGCGGTGGCCCCCAGCGCCACGAACACCAAGCCGAAACCCAAAATAAACCCCAGCGCCCGTGGGAGCGGCGCTTTGCCGCCGATGACACCCAAGTAACTTGGCACCAGCGGCAGCACGCACGGCGACAAAAACGAAATCAGCCCCGCCACGAAAGCGATGGTGAGGCTGGGGGCGCTGATATTCATGGTCTGAGTTTAGCGCCGTAAGGCAGGGCGGGCGTCCTGAGGTCTACAGCTTGGCCGCCGCCGTAAAGTCCCCTTCCCAAGCGTTCAGCACCCGCCCCCCGCGCACCAGCAGCACGGTCGGATACGCGCTGACCTTGAGGGCGCGGGCAAAAGCGGTGGCGTCGGGGCCGCGCCAAACGCTCAGCCCTTTGGGAGCGGGCGAGGCGACCTCCTCGGCGTTGACGGCGTGAACTGGCAAACCCGCTTGCAGCACCGCGCTCCAAAGGTCGCCTAGATCGCCGCAGTCGTGCGAGTACAGCACCACCAATTCGCGCTCGTCCTCGTCGTCACGGCTCTGTGCCCACGGGTGAGCGGGCAACGCGTCGCCGAGGCGCACCACCGCGCCCGCCGAAGTCAAACTGCCTGCGCCCAGGGCGAGCAGCAAGGTGAGCAGGGGGGCTGTGCGGTTCATGCCCTGCATCTTGACGCGTGCGGGTGGCAAATGGATGAAAAGGCAGGTTGTTTTACTTTGCCGAGCTTGCTGCTCGCCGGGCGCGGAAGCTGCCGATTTCTTGCAAGCTCAGGCCAAGTACGTTGAGGGCGTAGAGCACCACCAAGAAAATCAGCACGCCGCTGGCGCTCAGCGGGCCGGGCAAATACGGCAGCGTCAGCCAGCCGCGTGCGGTAAGGAGATTGCCGATGGCCGCCGCCCAGCCGAGCAGCAGCACCGCGCCCCACGCGCCGTCGAGTAAGGCGCTGCCGGGCAGCAGCAGGGCCAGCAGCCGGAAGAGGGCGGGGCGTCCGGCGCGGCCGGAGGGATCAGATGAGGGGGTCAGCAGCCACACCACGCCCAGCGCGTAGGTCAGCAGCAGCAGCGTGACCCAAACGGCTTGCAGCGGCGTGCTGAGCTGAGTGGGCGTGGCCATCAGAGCGCTCCAAGGATTGAGCACTAGGGCGCGGAGTTGCCCGGCCAAGCTGCCGCCGAGGGCCCGCACCAAACTGCGCTGATCGGGATAGCACAGCCTCGGCGCGGCGCGGTACTCCCTTTGAAAGGCCGCTTCGGGGGCGCTGGGTTGCAGGCCCAAGTTGTAAGCGGGCGCGAGCAAATCCGGAGCCGCCGAGAGTGAGGCTTGCCACAGTCCTCGGGCTTGGGCGTTGTCGTCTCTGTTCTCGGCCAAGACACCCAAGTTGTTTTGAGCGCAGGGCAGTGGCGAAGTGCCCACCTCGTAGCTGCTGCGGGCCGCCGCGTCGTCACCGTCGAGCTGAGAAGACAAGCCGCGCAGCAGGGCCGTGTCGCGGCTGGGCGTGAGTTCTAATTCATCGAGGCCGCCGTAAAACCAAGCGCCGCCGTAAGTGCCGATATTGAGCGCGGGCGCTTGTAAGCGGGTTTCGGCGCGGGCCGCCCAGGTCCAGGCCGAGAGGCTCAGCAGCAAAGTGGAGAGCAGTGAGAGCATCACCAGCTTTTCGCCGAACCCCCCATAAGCCACGACACTGCGCCGGAGCCGCGACAGTGGACGCCTCAGCCAACTGCCCCAGCGTCCGCCCAACTCGGCGGTGTCTTGGCCCTGCACCCGCCAAGTGCGGGCGGCGAGCGTCAGGTAAGCGGCCAGCCAGCTCAGCAGCAGCACGAAAGCGCTGACGCGGGCGGCGTCGCGCAGGGTCAGCACCGCGTCTGCGCCGAGGTTGTACAGTGTGCCGGTGCTGAGCGTCCGGGCAAAGGCCCGCCACTCCTCGGCCTCGCCGCTGCGGTTTTGAGCATCGAGCAGCGCGGCGTAGCGGGTGTATAAGCTCAGCGAGCCTTCAAAGCGCGGTGAGGTCTGGCGGAGGTAACGAATCCACACGTCGGCGCGTTCGAGCTTGTTTTGGCTCAGCAGCGTTTCCAACTCGCCGAGCGGGTCGCCGTAAGCGCTCAGGGCGGCGCGGCTCACCGGCAAAGCCGGGTCGTAGCCGCGTGCCGCGTAGTCGCGGGCGGCGCGGCTGAGCAGCAAGTTGGCTGCCGCAGGCGAGTTGAGCGCTTCCATCTGGGCGGCGAGTTGCAGCGAGGCCGGAAAAGCCAGCGGCAAACTGGCCGCCCGCTGGGTTTCACTCAGGGCCGTGAAGCGGTCGCCGCGTTGCCGGGCCAGCGCGGCGCGGCGCAGGGCCAAAAATGGATTGGTGGGGTCTTGGAGAGCGGCCTGCGCGACTTGGCTGTCCGGCGTGAGTGCGGCGGCGCGGCGCAGCCAACCGGTGACCTGCGTGTCTGGTACCAGCACCACCCGCTCCTGAATTTGCCCGCCGACGACGCTGTAAGTGTCCTGTGCTCCGCTCGGCCCCGCCGTGACCCGCAGCACGCCGCCGCTGGCGTCCACGGCGCTCAGCATGTTGGAGAAATCAAGGCGGGTGGTGGCCACGCCCAAGGCGTCGAAGCCGTAGAGCGAAGGCCCGACGCCCAGCCAAGTGGTGTCGCCCTGCGTGACCGGGCCGCTGAGGTCGCCCAGCGCTGCGGGATAGATCAGTGTCGTCAGCGTTTTGCCGCCCTCCTCAAAGGTGAGGCTTCGCCCGTCCAGCACGGCGGCGGCTTGACTCTGGCCGCCCAACGTGATGCTCAGGGTGAGCAGTAAGCCCAGCGCTCCACTTGTCCAGCCCCCCGCCTTCACGCCGTCTTTTTTCCGAGCTTGCCATCTTCGATCAGCAGTTGCACCGACCTGACCGCCATCCCCAGGCCGCCTGCGACCAGCGCCAAGGTGCCCCCCAGCCAGAATGAAGCGGCCACGCTGATCGGCAACACCACCGCTGACATGAAGGGAATGGCGTTGAGGCCGACCCTTTTTTGGATGGTGGCTTTGTAAAGCGGCATCACGATGAGGGAAAGCAGCACCATCAGCAGCAGGGTTTTGGGCGCGACGATCAGCAGTGCGCCCAGCATCGGGGCAATGCCGCCGCCGCCGTTGAAACGGAAAAACACCGGATAGCAGTGGCCGATAATCACCAGAAACATGGCCGCCCACTCCCACCCCGGCGCGAAACGCAGCGCCAGATAAGCCGCCAGCACGCCTTTGAGGATGTCGAGCACCGAGATGGTCAGGGCCGGGCCGAGGCCGTATTGCCGGAACATCCCACTGCCCCCGGGCATGTCGCGCCCGCGCACATCGTCGCCGCGCATGTGCGAGTAAATTACGCCGAAGACCACCGAGCCGAGCAGATAAGCCGACAGCAGCACCAAAAAGACAGTCACGCGGGCATTCTAATACGAACGCAAACCTCAGCCGCAGCCCAAGACGGCGAGCAGGCGTCCTACAAGCCCATAAAACCGCAAAGATGAAGGACTGCCGCCGTATCTCTGCTTTTTCTGACTCAGGAGCGGGATTTGATCAAAGTCGGGCCAAAGCGGGGGCTGAGGCGCGGAAACTTTCAAAGTGTGAACCGGTCATCCAGTTGAGAGAAAGTTGTGTAAAAACGAAATTACCTTTCGCTAATTAGTTTAAAACGAACCAATTCGCTTTCTGGGCTGAACTGACTTGCATTGCCCTACCGCTTCACTCAAGATGAAGGGGAACTTGAACACCTTAAGTGCATGACCGCTTTTTGAAAGCTAAAAATGCGGCGCTTTTTGATTCGAGTTTTCATTTTGAATTTTTTACCGCTCTGACCCTAACCGTGCTAATGCACGTTTTCAATGGAGGACACCGCCGTGACCGCTGCTCTGCGCTATATCATTACCCGTCCGTGCTTATCTGAAGGCACACTGACGGTGGCCAAATACCTCCGGACTCTCTTTTCTGCTGACTTGGCTGGGCAAACGCTGCACCTGACTGACGAACAAGAGCGCGATTATCCAGTTCAGATGAGCGAAAACGCCAAGCAATTGACGGGCCTGAGCTCGCTTTATCACGATCACAACCTCGATGTGAATGACGTGCTGATGCTCTCGCCGGTCAGTGAAGGCCGTTACCGCGTAAGCTGCGTGATCAAGCCGCACACCGACCGCCTCAATGCGGCTCTGGCGACCAAACCCGACCCAGCCCCGCGCCGCGTGGTCATCAATGCCACACCGCACGTCCGTGAAGTCCGCATGGAGCGCTCACAACCCAGCGCGGCGCAGGCGGCGGTCACTGAGAGCCGCAGGCCGGATCAGAGCAAAGAAGAGCAGCGCTTAATCAAGACAACAGACCTGCCTGAAAGCAAAGCAGTGCAAGTTCACGCCGAGTCTGTTCACACTGAGCCCGCCCGCCGCGATTCGGGAGTGAAGGTGGGTGTGGGCCGCCACGCGGGGCCGTCCGGTGAACCTCAGGCCAGCAGCCAAACGCCCTCCGAGAGGGCCGCTGAACCTAAACGCTCCGAAACCAAACGTCCAGAGCCGCTGCGCCCAAGCGCTTCGGGCGCGGCCCCCAAGTCGGTGTCTTCTGCCGCACCTGAGTTGGCGGCTTTAGAGACGCTGGCCGATCAGCTCGGTGAGCTGGCCCGCCTCACCGGCTACCAAGTCGAGTATCTCGGCGGCGCGGAAGCTGGCCCGGTGCGGCTCAGGGCTGATTTGGGTTCACACGGCTATGACATGGTGCTGGCCCTCAGCGAAGCCGAGCAGCAGCACCCGGCCTTCCAGCAAAGCACGTACCGCGCTCTGCTGACCTGGGAAAAAGACCTGTCCACCGCCTCGCCGCGCTTTACCCGTGAAGCCCTCGGCGCACTGCTCGAACACGCCCGCCTCGCGCCACTGACGCCCGTCGATTTGCGCGGTTACTGGAACACCTCCAGCTTCGACCTCGACAGCGTGGCCAGCCTCGCCGAGTTGGTCAGCGCCCATCTGGTGCAGCGCGGCACCTTCAGTTACGTGCTGGCCACCTTGGCGCAGCAGCCTGCCCACAGCATCGTCGATCCGTCCCGCTTGGCCGAGCGCCTCGGCAGCGGAGTCAACACCGCCGAGCTGCGCTCGATTCTAGAAACGCTGTGCCGCGCTCCCTTTATGGCTTTGCTGCCGCTGCCGGGTGGTCAGTTTTACCTGCGCTCCGACGTGCCGACGCTGCTCGCTGAACTGTCGGAGTACGCGCAGGGCGTGTCTAAGCGTCTGTCGCCCAGCCGCGTCCGGGCCTAAGTTCACTCTCCCCCTGATCAAGAAGATCAGGCTTTGCAGCGCAGGTTTTCACCAAAATATTTGGCGCTCAGCTGCGCGTAGCGGCCATCTTGCATGGACTTTGCCAGTGCGCCGTTGAGGGCCAGTCTCAAGCTGTTGTCGCCATCGGACAGCATCGCGCCCACCGGAATGCTCCACTGCACGGGGCCGTAGAGAACGCCGGCTTTGGGGTAAAGTTTGGTCATAATCGGCCCTGATACCTTATAGCCCAGTGTGGCGTCCACCTTGCCGGTGGCAATGGCATAGATCAGGTCGTTGACCGTAGCAAATACCACGGCTTTTTTGGGAAACGGCAGTTTCTGAACAAAAGACTGAATGGTGCTGCCGGAAAGTACCCCGACAGTCTTATTTTCTAAGTCAAAGCGGGTTTGAATGGCCGGGTCACGTGACACCACCGACATCCCAGCGCACAAAAAGGGACGGGTAAAACCCACTTGATTTTCACGGGTGCTGGTAATGCCTAAGCCGCCAACTGCAGCGTCGGCACGGCCTTCTTTCAAATCGCTGACGATGGTATCGAGCAACATGGGCGAAAAGTCGATTTTCAGGCCCAAATCGCTGGCCAGCATGGTGATGAGTTCGGTTTCAAAACCAGTATAGCCGTCCGCTGTCTTATAGCTAAAGGGCGGCAACTCGAGGCTGTTGACGTGCAAGACGCCTTCTTTCTTGATGTCTCTGAGCGTGCGGGCTTGGGCCAGCGGAAGAATCATCAAACTGCACAGTGAAAGAAGCAGACCGGAGCGGAAGAGCGTAGACATAATATTCTCCTTTTATAAGACCCGATTGCCAATAGAGGAATCGGGATTGAAGATAAGCAAACAAGTACGCGCCCGCTTCAGAACATCTGAAACTTGAGGGGGCGCTTTTTTTGGAGCACTTGTTAAAAAAGAGTTCCTAGAAGAATAAATGGCTGGGCTAAAAACACACTCATCCGTTTCCCCTTCCAGATGCTGTGGGTGAATTGAGTGCAACTCGTAATATCGAAGGTCAATTGCCTGAAAAACCAGCAGATTGATCCAGATCTTCATAGTCATCTCTATTATTCGAGCTTAGCCACCCATCTCTGACAATGCTCTGACAGCCTTGTCAAATGAAGAGCACCGATTTCAGTTGCTCTGCTTCTCTTCAGCAAAACACCGAACGCTCAGCCCACCCTGGATTCGTATGTCTCCCTTTCTCCGCTGTTTTGGGCTCAATGGTGCTGATTGGGCCGTCCGGCCGACTTTATTCAGCGGGAATTGTAGAATTATTCGTCCAGAACCTGTGCAACGTCAACAGGGCCTGCGAATTCATTCCGATACTTTTTGATTAAAAAGGTGGCCTGTAAACGTTACTTTTCTGGCGGCCACTTTGCAAACACCAAGGTGTCGCGCAGTTGCTCAGGATGTTGGGCGTCTCTGGCATTGCGCTTGAGCCGCGCTTCTAATTCGTAACCCAGCCGCTTGGGCACGGCGGCGCTTTTGTGGTTGCGCGGGTCACAGCGAATTTCGAGGCGCTCAAAGCCGAGGCCGCCGCGCTGAGCTGGGGTAAGGGCCAAGTCCGTCAGGGCGGCGGCCATTTCGGTGACGTAGCCATGCCCGAGGTGTCGGGAGTCTAGCCAGTAGCCGATGTCGCCCGCCGGAACGCTCCAGTCGATTCGGTGAAGACCGCACGAGCCGATAAGCTGCCCGCCTTTCAGCATCAGGTACATCAAGTCCTCGCCCTGCAAAAACCGGTCATGGGCGCGGGCCATGCTCTCGCTTTGCTGCTCAGGGGTGCGGGGCTGCTGCGCCCAGGGCATCCAGGGCCGCAGGTGCTCCAAGTTGGCATTGACCACCGCCGCCATCAGCGGGCCGTCGGCGGCGGTGGGCACCCGCAGCAGCAAACGCGGCGTGCTCAGGCTTTCGGGAAAGGGTACGGGTTCGGGCATCTGCCGAGCTTAGCGTCAGAGCCTCTGGGCCGTAGCAGGTGAGCGGTTTGGCCACAAACAACGCCCGCCCATTCGCCCGCGACTCCACTTCACTTCCTCTAAACTGCCGCTATGCCTGACAACCGAGTGCCGGATTCGCAGTTCCTGATCTTGACGGCTGAGCAGCAGCGCTGGGCGACCTATGCGCCGCGTATGGAAGCGCTGATGCAGGCCAACTTGACACCCGCTGGCGCGGCGAGTTGGCTGGCCGATTGGAGCGAGCTGAGCAAGGAAATCGCGCAGGTGGGCGCGGTGCTGAGCCTGAGAGCCGACCTCAACACCGCCGATTTTGAAGCGCAGCGGGCGCTGAGCGCTTTTCAGGAGGAGTTGGGGCCGCCGCTGGGCCGCGCTGAGCAGGCTCTACGTCAGAAACTTCTGGCGCTTGAAGGCTACCAACCCGCGCCCGATTTTGCGCTGACATACCGCCGAATGCGTGACGAGTCGGCTTTTTACCGCGAAGCCAATCTTGAGCTGAGTGTGGTTCATGCCGCCCAGATGCAGCGCCACGCCGAGATCACCGGCGGCCAAACGGTGGAGTTCGGAGACTCCGAGCTGACTGTGCCGGAAGCCGAGAGCTTGCTGGGCAGCGCTGACCGGCTGCGCCGCGAGCAGGTCTGGCAAGCCATGGCCCGCAGCCGCGCCGAAATGAAGCCCGCACTGGACGGCCTGCTGCTCGAACTGCTCACCACCCGCCGCCAACTGGCGCTGAACGCCGACCTCAAGCGTCCAGACGGCTTGGACGATTACCGCGCTTACCGCTGGCAAGAGCTTGACCGGGTGGATTACACCCCGCAGGACTGCCTCGACTTTCACGCGGCCATCTTGAGCGAGGTGGTGCCGCTGTCCGCCGCAATCATGGACAGCAAGAGAGAGCAACTCGGCCTCGAAAGCCTGCGGCCCTGGGACTACTCGCGCCGCACCGCCCTCGACGCGCAGGGCCGCCCGCCGCTGACGCCCTTCAAAAGTGCTGCGGAGCTGGAAGGCATTGCCGAGCGGGTCTTTGACGCCCTCGATCCGGCCCTAGGCGCACAATTCGGACAGATGCGCGGCGAACTGCTCGATTTGGCCAGCCGCCCCAACAAGATGAGCCACGCCTACTGCTCGAGTTTGCAGGCCAGCGGTGTGCCGTTCGTGGTGATGAATGTGGTGGGCACCGCCAACGACCTGAAAGTCTTGCTGCACGAAATGGGCCACGCCTTTCACTTTTTTGCCAGTGCCCGCGCCCAGCCGCTGATCTGGAACCGCTGGAGTCCGCTGGAGTTTATCGAGGTGCCCAGCATGGCCATGGAGTTTTTGGCGCTCGGTGAATTGCAGGCCGCCTACCTGCCCGCCGACTTGGAGCGGGTGCGCCGCGAGCAACTCGAAAGCAGCATTCTCTTTTTGCCCTGGGCCGCGCAGATGGACGCTTTTCAGCACTGGTTGTACTCCGAAACCGGCCCGCAAGTCAGTATTGCCGAGCTTGACGCCAAGTGGCTGGAACTCGACCGCGCCTTTCACCCCTGGTTGGATTGGTCTGACCTGAACGAAGCCGAGCGTGCCTCGGGCTGGCAGTATTACCACATCTTTCGCGCTCCGTTTTATTACCTCGAATACGCCATGTGCAGCTTGGGGGCGTTGGGCATTTGGCGGGCCTCGCAGCATGACCGGGCGGCAGCGTTGCAACGTTACAAAGAAGCGCTGAGCCTCGGCAACACCGTCAGTGTGCCGGAACTCTACAAAGCGGCGGGCTTGGAGTTCCGCTTTGACCGCGCTTACTTGGCGGAGATGATGGACTTTGTGCAGAAACAATGAGCAGCGCCGGCGGGAACCTGAGCGCTAGACTGCGAATCTCGGTTCCTCCATTTCTATTCAAAGTGTAAAAAGGAGTTTTTATGACGACTTTACCCCGCACAGCTTCCGGCGAACGCGCCGCCGCTTTGTTGCCGCAGCTCACCGCTTGGCGCAGACACCTGCACGCCAATCCTGAACTCGGCTTCCACGAGCATCAGACCTCGGCCTACATCGCCGCCGAACTCGCCAAGTTTCCGCACCTGATTGTCACACGGCCCAGCGAAACCAGCGTGCTGGCAGTTTTGAAGGGCGGCAAGCCCGGTCAGACGGTGCTACTGCGGGCCGATATTGACGCCCTGCCGATCACGGAAGAAAACAGCTTCGAGTTTGTCAGCCAGAACAAAGGCGTGATGCATGCCTGCGGCCACGACGGACACACGTCCATGTTGCTGGGAGTCGCCAAGCTGCTCAGCGAGTCGCCCGAAGAAGTGAACGGCGAAATCCGGATGATCTTCCAACACGCTGAGGAAATTGGCCCCGGTGGCGCGGAAGAACTCGTTCAAAACACCTCGCTGATGGACGGCGTAGACGTGGTGACCGGCCTGCACCTCGCCTCCCAGCTTCCGACGGGCGTGGTGGCGGTCAAGCCGGGAGCATTTATGGCCGCGCCCGACAGCTTCCAGATCACCATTCGCGGCAAAGGCGGGCACGCCGCCCACCCCGAACAGGCCATTGACCCC contains:
- a CDS encoding glycerol-3-phosphate acyltransferase, which gives rise to MTVFLVLLSAYLLGSVVFGVIYSHMRGDDVRGRDMPGGSGMFRQYGLGPALTISVLDILKGVLAAYLALRFAPGWEWAAMFLVIIGHCYPVFFRFNGGGGIAPMLGALLIVAPKTLLLMVLLSLIVMPLYKATIQKRVGLNAIPFMSAVVLPISVAASFWLGGTLALVAGGLGMAVRSVQLLIEDGKLGKKTA
- a CDS encoding heme exporter protein CcmB, which codes for MNEGWQHILTIARKDARLAGRTRDTLLATLFYAALVLLVLGLALGPDDARLRPAAAGAVWASLALSSAIASGRAFAQEQEAGALEQLTLYPGPHGALYLGKWLGTWLQLLVLAAVIVPLGLLLFGAAGGGQALPWPALLLTAVLGVTGLSASSTFYAAITVNLRAREALLPALAFPLLVPVVLATVKSTSLLLDGGWSGEVAGWLSFLTAFDIGTLIVCTLLFPFAVE
- a CDS encoding penicillin-binding protein, with translation MQGMNRTAPLLTLLLALGAGSLTSAGAVVRLGDALPAHPWAQSRDDEDERELVVLYSHDCGDLGDLWSAVLQAGLPVHAVNAEEVASPAPKGLSVWRGPDATAFARALKVSAYPTVLLVRGGRVLNAWEGDFTAAAKL
- a CDS encoding M20 family metallopeptidase, producing the protein MTTLPRTASGERAAALLPQLTAWRRHLHANPELGFHEHQTSAYIAAELAKFPHLIVTRPSETSVLAVLKGGKPGQTVLLRADIDALPITEENSFEFVSQNKGVMHACGHDGHTSMLLGVAKLLSESPEEVNGEIRMIFQHAEEIGPGGAEELVQNTSLMDGVDVVTGLHLASQLPTGVVAVKPGAFMAAPDSFQITIRGKGGHAAHPEQAIDPIAIGAQVVTNLQHIVSRNVSAIDNLVVSVTYFQAGTTHNVIPDTAELMGTVRSFDPELRARAPGLLERVIKGVAEAHGATYTFQYDMGYRPLINTDWVANKLMDIAKAEVGENAQLAQPSMGGEDFSAYLTKAPGAYFNVGSGNELLESDYPHHHPRFTLDEESLVTGVRMLHAAALELGKPS
- a CDS encoding cytochrome c biogenesis CcdA family protein — protein: MNISAPSLTIAFVAGLISFLSPCVLPLVPSYLGVIGGKAPLPRALGFILGFGLVFVALGATASGLGSLLDAYRFTLSRLSGVLIVFFGLVMLGVIRLPFMMRDTRELSAADQYGPVALGAAFAFGWSPCLGPVLGSILGLAASTQSLGQGVGLLLVYTLGLAVPFLLSALLWERLNLRRLNRYAGIFEKIGGVILIAVGLLMVTGRFTLLASWAFSVMPEWMRL
- the ccmA gene encoding heme ABC exporter ATP-binding protein CcmA → MDAPLSTPAAEYAVQLRGAWLRLGREVILRGVDLDIAAGEGVTLLGENGAGKTTLLRLLASSLRLTRGEGRVHGYDLRDSRSVRDHVHLMPVEGGTYPDLTAAENLDFALQMHRLSGDTGAALRRVGLEKAAERRVRFLSAGMRKRLNLARLSLLARPLTLVDEPFANLDAAGRHLALEVLAEVTGRGQTLLLAAHEPDLAAQVTGRALHLSAGSLTDSP
- a CDS encoding substrate-binding periplasmic protein → MSTLFRSGLLLSLCSLMILPLAQARTLRDIKKEGVLHVNSLELPPFSYKTADGYTGFETELITMLASDLGLKIDFSPMLLDTIVSDLKEGRADAAVGGLGITSTRENQVGFTRPFLCAGMSVVSRDPAIQTRFDLENKTVGVLSGSTIQSFVQKLPFPKKAVVFATVNDLIYAIATGKVDATLGYKVSGPIMTKLYPKAGVLYGPVQWSIPVGAMLSDGDNSLRLALNGALAKSMQDGRYAQLSAKYFGENLRCKA
- a CDS encoding M3 family oligoendopeptidase, whose product is MPDNRVPDSQFLILTAEQQRWATYAPRMEALMQANLTPAGAASWLADWSELSKEIAQVGAVLSLRADLNTADFEAQRALSAFQEELGPPLGRAEQALRQKLLALEGYQPAPDFALTYRRMRDESAFYREANLELSVVHAAQMQRHAEITGGQTVEFGDSELTVPEAESLLGSADRLRREQVWQAMARSRAEMKPALDGLLLELLTTRRQLALNADLKRPDGLDDYRAYRWQELDRVDYTPQDCLDFHAAILSEVVPLSAAIMDSKREQLGLESLRPWDYSRRTALDAQGRPPLTPFKSAAELEGIAERVFDALDPALGAQFGQMRGELLDLASRPNKMSHAYCSSLQASGVPFVVMNVVGTANDLKVLLHEMGHAFHFFASARAQPLIWNRWSPLEFIEVPSMAMEFLALGELQAAYLPADLERVRREQLESSILFLPWAAQMDAFQHWLYSETGPQVSIAELDAKWLELDRAFHPWLDWSDLNEAERASGWQYYHIFRAPFYYLEYAMCSLGALGIWRASQHDRAAALQRYKEALSLGNTVSVPELYKAAGLEFRFDRAYLAEMMDFVQKQ
- a CDS encoding GNAT family N-acetyltransferase, which translates into the protein MPEPVPFPESLSTPRLLLRVPTAADGPLMAAVVNANLEHLRPWMPWAQQPRTPEQQSESMARAHDRFLQGEDLMYLMLKGGQLIGSCGLHRIDWSVPAGDIGYWLDSRHLGHGYVTEMAAALTDLALTPAQRGGLGFERLEIRCDPRNHKSAAVPKRLGYELEARLKRNARDAQHPEQLRDTLVFAKWPPEK